The following DNA comes from Nocardioides panzhihuensis.
CACCGTCACCGTCGCGTCCTCCGATGCCGGCGCGGAAACCGGTGAGCTGCCGGGCAGCAACCCAGGCTGGTCCTACTTCCCCGGCATCCCGGACATCGCCTCGACCGGCGGCGACGCGGTCCCCACCAACGACGTGATCGCCTGCTGGACCAAGGTCGCCGACTGCACCGGCCCGGAGCTGAAGAGCCTGGCCAACGCCGGCCCGTGGGACACGCTGCTGAACACGACCGTCGGGGTGCCGTCGCTGACGACCATCGGCAACAACGCCAACACCCACGAAGGCTGGCTCTCGCCGCTCGCCGCTGGTGGGCTCGAGCAGGCGCCGGTCTCGCCGGTGCGCGACTACACGGGCAAGTTCACCGACGCCTGGAACAACTCCAAGTGCTCGCCCACGACCCTGGTCCCCGGCGGCAACGACGTGAACTACGTGGTCGGCAACCTGTTCGCCAGCCACAACCGGATGCACGACTGGTCCTACTTCCTCGGCTTCACCGAGGAGAACTACAACCTGCAGACCGACAACCTCGGCCGTGGCGGACGTGGGCTCGACGCCGAGGTCGGCAACGCGCAGGCCGCTGCGCTCGACTCGCAGGTCATCGAGCAGAGCGGGCTGCTGACCGGCCGCAACAACGCCAACCAGCTGACCCTGATGGACGGCGTGCCGGGCGTCACCAACCAATACCTCTTCCAGCCCGCCGCCGGCGCGTTCTACGCACCCTGCACCGACGGCTCGCTGGACTTCGGGATCGTGGGCCACGAATACACCCACGCCATCTCGAACCGGATGGTCGGCGGCCCCGACGACGGGCTCACCTCGGAGCAGGGCGGCGCGATGGGCGAGTCCTGGAGCGACCTGGCCGCAGGCGAGAACATGTTTGCCCACGACCTCGACAACGGCGGCAGCCCGTGGGCCGTCGGCGCCTACGCCACCGGCAACACCGACGTCGCCATCCGCGACTTCGCGATCGACAAGAACCCCCTCAACTTCTCCGACTACGGGTTCGACTCCACCGGACCCGAGGTCCACGCCGACGGCGAGATCTGGAACGGCACGATGTGGTCGGTGCGGCAGGCGCTGGTCGACAAGTACAACGCCACCCACCCCTACGCCGACAAGGCCCTGCAGCGGCGCTGTTCGGTTGGCACCACGTCGGCCTCGCCGCTGGCGCCCGACCACTGCCCCGGCAACCGCCGCTGGATCCAGCTGGTCTTCGACTCGTTCCTGCTCCAGCAGGGTGCGACGTCGATGCTGGATGCCCGCGACGCGTTCCTGGCCGCCGACCAGATGCGTTTCGGCGGCGCCAACCGGCAGGTGATCGCTGACGCGTTCGCGCGCCGCGGCATGGGTCAGTACGCCACCACGACCGCCGACGACCACGAGCCGACCCCGAGCTTCGCCTCGCCGGCCTCGCGCAACACCAAGGTCACCTTCAGCGCGCCCGCCGGCACACCCGGCAAGGTGTACGTCGGCCGGTTCGAGGCTCGGGCCACGCCCATCGCCGACACACTGGTCGACACCGCGATGGGGTCGGTCGCCCACTTCGTCCCTGGGACGTACGAGTTCCTCTACGTCGCCAAGACCGGAGGCGCCCAGCGCAAGACCGTCACCATCTCCCCCTCGGAGACGAGCAAGACGGTCTCGTTCGCGGGGAGCACCAACCTCGCCGCGGCCGCCAAGGGGGCCACGGTGATCGCCTCGACCGAGGGCTCGCGCAACCCGGACGCGTTGCTCGACGGCACCGAGAGCACCAACTGGGGCGGCGTGACCGAGGGCAACGTGGACGCGACCACGCCGTCGGTCGCCATCGACCTGGCCGGCGGAACTCACACCGTCACCAGGGTGAACGTGAGCGCCTACCTCTCCCCCGCCACCGAGACGGACGCCGACTCAGGCTCCCGTTTCACCGCCCTGCGGAAGTTCGCGCTCGAGGCCTGCGTCTCGGCCTGTGGCACCAGCGGCGCGACCTGGAAGCGCTTCTACACCTCGAGCGACGACGCCTTCCCCGGCAAGCGCCCGAGGCCAGTCGCACCCAACCTCAACCTGCGTACCTTCGACGTCCCCGACACCGCCGCGGCCGCGGTACGTCTGGTGGCACTGGAGAACCAGTGCACGGGCTACGAGGGCTACGCCGGCGAGCAGGACGCCGACCCCCTCACCACCACCGACTGCAAGACCGGCTCCGACCGCGGCACCATCGTTCACGCCGCCGAGCTGCAGGTCTTCGGAAAGTGATCCGAGCCCAGTGATCCGAGGGTCTCGGTGTCCCGCCAGCCGCGGGGCACCGAGACTCTGCGGTCTTGGCCGGGCCGAGGCTGTAGCCGTGGAGACGGTCGGGCGAGACTCCCCGCTCCGCCGGATCCTGTCCCCGGCGCGGGGATCAGTCGATCGCCGCAGCGACAGCCTCGATCTCGACCAGCTGATCGTCATAGCCCACGACCGTGACTCCCATCAGGGTGCTGGGAACGTCATGGTCACCGTACGCATCGCGAACGACCGCCCACATCACTGACCTCGGCAGACCGGATGAGACGGACAGCGTTGACCACCCCGCGATCCCGTCACGCGCGCACATCGAGCACGTCCTGATCGCGTCGGGTGAACCGGATCCGTCCATCCGGTAGGCGTTCATAGTCGTAGTTCGGGTCGTGGATCCGGCGATGATCGCTGGAACACAACAAGACCATGTTGGC
Coding sequences within:
- a CDS encoding M36 family metallopeptidase yields the protein MTEIRSSRARVGLGAALSIALGAFVLATPVSGAALSTTDDTANTRSDAARSGGLLGHEADAGLDVRDRVLPTSTQKSAAEALDAVDIRWNDHGTPTSLITADGVLAPVSSSDPVTAARDFIDDNAAVFGLSAAQLDDLELVSDQKLAAGGGHAVLFRQTYGSLSAATEGLVTVGVADGNIAYVSSSLSKVTGTPAKAELTPTEAWLKAAASAGRPITGSKVGEIVTTAAAKPTDWTKLTVPGLATDQLVRLRAFPVPGEGVRPVFQATVVDSAAATLLGQTVLVDAVTGEVLLRHDNVDHENEVEGPFTGTALDACGPKHPFEIADDKTRTLAAVAVGLPTDDFTVKLFAPDGKLLVEGDLLFNPEAATYTADKIDPGTYSVQVCPFDDSLLVGSYTVTVASSDAGAETGELPGSNPGWSYFPGIPDIASTGGDAVPTNDVIACWTKVADCTGPELKSLANAGPWDTLLNTTVGVPSLTTIGNNANTHEGWLSPLAAGGLEQAPVSPVRDYTGKFTDAWNNSKCSPTTLVPGGNDVNYVVGNLFASHNRMHDWSYFLGFTEENYNLQTDNLGRGGRGLDAEVGNAQAAALDSQVIEQSGLLTGRNNANQLTLMDGVPGVTNQYLFQPAAGAFYAPCTDGSLDFGIVGHEYTHAISNRMVGGPDDGLTSEQGGAMGESWSDLAAGENMFAHDLDNGGSPWAVGAYATGNTDVAIRDFAIDKNPLNFSDYGFDSTGPEVHADGEIWNGTMWSVRQALVDKYNATHPYADKALQRRCSVGTTSASPLAPDHCPGNRRWIQLVFDSFLLQQGATSMLDARDAFLAADQMRFGGANRQVIADAFARRGMGQYATTTADDHEPTPSFASPASRNTKVTFSAPAGTPGKVYVGRFEARATPIADTLVDTAMGSVAHFVPGTYEFLYVAKTGGAQRKTVTISPSETSKTVSFAGSTNLAAAAKGATVIASTEGSRNPDALLDGTESTNWGGVTEGNVDATTPSVAIDLAGGTHTVTRVNVSAYLSPATETDADSGSRFTALRKFALEACVSACGTSGATWKRFYTSSDDAFPGKRPRPVAPNLNLRTFDVPDTAAAAVRLVALENQCTGYEGYAGEQDADPLTTTDCKTGSDRGTIVHAAELQVFGK